Proteins co-encoded in one Coxiella burnetii genomic window:
- the murU gene encoding N-acetylmuramate alpha-1-phosphate uridylyltransferase MurU, with the protein MKAMILAAGRGSRLKPLTDTLPKPLLSIGSENLIEHNVKVLKQAGIDEVIINISHHAEQIVGHLGDGKRYGVTIHYSYERDRLLGTGGGIFQALPLLGNEPFIVMSADIWSDFPFDRSFIEANNEAHLIFVENPNYHPIGDYALSDEGKVIFEGPKFTYGNIAKLHPKLFANCQPGTFPLSQLFNEAISRGIVSGELYRGKWFNVGTIEELERLRKAIG; encoded by the coding sequence ATGAAAGCAATGATATTGGCAGCCGGGCGAGGGTCTCGCTTAAAACCATTGACTGATACGCTTCCTAAACCTTTATTATCCATCGGTTCTGAAAATTTAATTGAACACAATGTAAAGGTGTTGAAACAAGCCGGAATTGATGAGGTTATTATTAATATTTCTCACCATGCCGAACAAATAGTGGGCCATTTGGGCGATGGTAAGCGCTATGGTGTAACCATTCATTATTCTTATGAAAGAGATCGCTTATTGGGGACAGGGGGTGGAATTTTTCAAGCATTGCCTTTGCTGGGGAATGAACCATTTATTGTGATGAGTGCAGATATTTGGTCCGATTTTCCATTTGATCGTTCTTTTATAGAAGCTAATAATGAGGCCCATCTTATTTTCGTTGAAAATCCGAACTACCATCCCATCGGTGATTATGCGTTATCCGATGAAGGAAAAGTGATTTTCGAGGGTCCTAAGTTTACCTATGGAAATATTGCAAAGCTTCATCCCAAATTATTCGCTAATTGTCAGCCTGGAACTTTTCCCTTATCCCAACTGTTCAACGAGGCCATTTCGCGCGGAATAGTCAGTGGAGAATTGTATCGAGGAAAATGGTTTAACGTGGGCACGATAGAGGAGCTAGAACGTTTAAGAAAAGCGATCGGTTAG
- a CDS encoding aminoglycoside phosphotransferase family protein: MIFPASLRNFFIRCWLGNGNLSGGIWLRGVPVERLCMMKERIENHCQELESWLNTVLEQPFKRLSLLPGDASVRRYFRVYCKDITYVAMDASLQKESCEAFIAIAKAFYKLGLNVPVIYAEDKKQGFLLLTDFGDQLYAHALNKKTADELYRRAFNGLLRIQSCQKIEDYALPQFTADLYYQEMSWFRDWYLEKYLKTPLSLKEEETLENIFQLLIKTALSQPQICAHRDYHSRNLMVVANHHQPGILDFQDALYGPVTYDLLSLLRDCYIDWPIDQVETWVLAYQRQACQAGLLEEKDERQFLRWFDWIGLQRHLKCIGLFARLNERDGKPLYLQYIPRVMRYAWAVCERYSEFKGLKSLLEKR; this comes from the coding sequence ATGATTTTCCCTGCTTCATTGCGAAATTTCTTTATTCGATGTTGGTTGGGGAATGGTAACCTCTCTGGAGGGATTTGGCTACGAGGAGTTCCCGTTGAACGGCTGTGTATGATGAAAGAACGTATTGAAAATCATTGTCAAGAATTGGAAAGCTGGTTAAATACTGTATTGGAACAGCCATTTAAACGTCTTTCGCTTTTGCCTGGGGATGCCAGTGTGCGCCGTTACTTTCGTGTTTATTGTAAAGACATTACTTATGTCGCTATGGACGCCTCATTACAAAAAGAATCTTGTGAAGCATTTATTGCTATTGCAAAAGCGTTTTACAAATTGGGTTTAAATGTCCCTGTTATTTATGCTGAAGATAAGAAACAGGGCTTTTTGTTATTAACGGATTTTGGCGATCAATTATACGCGCACGCACTTAATAAAAAAACGGCCGATGAATTGTATCGACGTGCTTTTAATGGTCTTTTGCGCATTCAATCTTGCCAAAAAATTGAAGACTATGCTTTACCCCAATTTACGGCTGACCTTTATTATCAAGAGATGTCGTGGTTTCGCGATTGGTATCTCGAAAAATATTTGAAGACTCCCTTGTCTTTAAAAGAAGAAGAAACGCTAGAGAATATTTTTCAGTTGTTAATTAAAACAGCATTGTCCCAGCCGCAAATTTGCGCCCATCGTGACTATCATTCGCGCAATTTGATGGTGGTTGCTAACCACCATCAGCCTGGTATCCTAGATTTCCAGGACGCGTTGTATGGACCGGTCACTTACGATTTACTTTCTCTGTTGCGAGACTGCTATATCGATTGGCCGATTGATCAAGTAGAGACTTGGGTGCTCGCTTACCAGCGCCAGGCTTGTCAAGCGGGGTTGTTAGAGGAGAAAGATGAAAGGCAATTCCTTCGCTGGTTTGATTGGATTGGGTTGCAGCGCCATCTAAAATGCATTGGTCTTTTCGCTCGATTAAATGAACGGGATGGGAAACCCTTATATTTGCAGTATATTCCCAGAGTGATGCGATACGCTTGGGCCGTGTGTGAACGATATTCTGAATTTAAGGGACTAAAATCATTACTTGAAAAGAGATAA
- a CDS encoding LPS-assembly protein LptD, translated as MKQGKSFIFYCLVLLLCGFQQLSSAVTASIAKAIKTTDRKQRVSETLPTGLSYRRFYQHIAHLLGWVPAPDLVCRGYFKEPLILTEHPHPGPATKEPAIVTAKGPSMVTAQGVSILRKDVVVTQPGRIVEADKAYIYRDSKTGHVTKIILIGHVRLHEADKRIVADKGTLTLYPKTAILMNAAYHIYNGEPYFYKFKYPFDAWGIAKHAVRDASNVITLRHATYSTCKPTAPAWSMSATTLVLNRNTHRGEAYNMLLHIGRVPIFYFPYFNFPIDNYRKTGFLIPYAGHSSSSGWFFALPFYWNMAPNYDLTLTPEFMSERGLNLQSLFRFLSTKSSGTIYLNYLPNDKVFQQFRETTLSKFPPSVLAEHPVFIPYVDKLKKMKNQRAFFSMNETTLFNSEWSSRVILNYVTDPYFFQDLGGQLGGSSLANQLLNQIDLQYNGLHWQFMGMLQAYQTLHLISQWTTPALDQYSRLPDFNIVGYYPDIARHVDFNFNAEAVNFDYRSDFVPDKPRGQRFHMRPGISFPFYFASGYIIPQLWADATAYNITHFQPGQAHTSSRLLPIFDIDSGLYFDRNFHLGHRSFIQTLEPRFFYLYVPYQNQDRFPNFDTVLLPFSFEQLFALNQFTGNDRLQNANQASFALTSRVLDAQNGSPILTANVGFIYYLENQRVCLTPGCTPSNYHYSPIIGELTFYPFPYWSFTGSLAWDPNLGQTNNTSVELAYNNGGKKADIRYLFVHGNEDSIVTPTTLIVPGNAYSQNTNHVISSGAWPLLKKWNAVGYWDYNITERRTDVYSIGVQYNTCCWALSFSIRRTYAGLKVDPNGALQRQYDTAYGFELQLKGLGNLGTAPISTVTVLDAMNNGVSNDVR; from the coding sequence ATGAAGCAGGGAAAATCATTTATTTTTTATTGTCTCGTTTTGCTGTTATGTGGTTTCCAGCAACTAAGCAGCGCGGTGACAGCAAGCATCGCTAAAGCTATCAAAACTACTGATAGAAAACAACGCGTCTCAGAGACTCTACCCACCGGTTTGTCGTATCGACGTTTTTACCAGCATATCGCTCATTTACTCGGCTGGGTCCCCGCACCCGATCTTGTTTGTAGAGGTTATTTCAAAGAACCATTGATACTCACGGAACACCCCCACCCCGGACCAGCAACAAAAGAGCCCGCTATCGTCACGGCCAAAGGACCCTCCATGGTCACGGCTCAAGGCGTTTCTATCTTACGAAAAGATGTTGTCGTCACCCAACCCGGTCGTATTGTAGAAGCTGATAAAGCCTATATTTATCGAGACAGCAAAACAGGCCATGTAACTAAAATTATTTTGATTGGGCATGTCCGCTTGCACGAAGCGGACAAACGTATTGTCGCCGATAAAGGAACACTGACGCTTTACCCCAAAACCGCGATATTAATGAATGCGGCTTACCACATCTATAACGGTGAACCTTACTTTTATAAATTCAAATATCCCTTCGATGCGTGGGGCATTGCCAAACACGCCGTACGCGACGCATCGAACGTAATCACCTTGCGCCATGCTACTTACAGCACTTGTAAGCCAACAGCTCCAGCGTGGTCGATGAGCGCAACAACGCTTGTCTTAAACAGAAATACTCATCGAGGCGAAGCTTATAATATGCTTTTGCATATCGGTAGGGTGCCTATTTTTTATTTTCCTTATTTTAATTTTCCCATCGATAATTATCGGAAAACGGGTTTTTTAATCCCGTACGCGGGGCATAGCTCGAGTTCGGGCTGGTTTTTTGCTTTGCCTTTTTATTGGAACATGGCGCCCAATTATGATTTAACACTAACCCCCGAGTTTATGTCTGAACGCGGGCTTAATTTGCAGAGCCTTTTTCGTTTTTTAAGCACCAAAAGCAGTGGAACTATTTATTTAAACTATCTCCCCAATGACAAAGTGTTCCAACAATTTCGAGAGACCACCCTTAGTAAATTTCCGCCGTCCGTTTTAGCGGAACACCCTGTTTTTATTCCGTATGTGGATAAACTCAAAAAAATGAAAAATCAGCGCGCTTTTTTTTCAATGAATGAAACCACGCTTTTTAATTCCGAATGGTCTTCACGGGTTATTTTAAATTACGTCACTGACCCTTATTTTTTTCAAGATCTCGGCGGTCAGCTGGGCGGCAGTTCTCTTGCCAATCAACTGCTCAATCAGATTGATTTACAATACAATGGACTGCATTGGCAATTTATGGGAATGTTACAAGCGTATCAAACGCTTCACCTAATTAGCCAATGGACAACTCCGGCGCTAGATCAATATTCCCGGTTACCCGATTTCAACATCGTCGGTTATTACCCTGACATCGCTCGACATGTGGATTTTAATTTTAACGCTGAGGCTGTTAACTTCGATTATCGCAGCGATTTCGTCCCTGATAAGCCAAGAGGACAACGGTTTCATATGCGACCGGGTATTAGTTTTCCGTTTTATTTCGCCTCCGGTTACATCATCCCCCAACTATGGGCGGATGCCACTGCCTATAACATCACGCATTTTCAGCCCGGACAGGCACACACTTCCAGTCGTTTGTTGCCCATTTTCGATATCGATTCGGGGCTTTATTTTGATCGAAATTTCCATCTCGGTCATCGGTCATTTATTCAAACACTCGAACCCCGATTTTTCTATTTGTACGTCCCCTATCAAAACCAAGATCGTTTCCCTAACTTTGATACGGTTTTGCTGCCGTTCTCTTTTGAACAATTATTTGCATTGAATCAGTTTACGGGCAACGATCGCTTGCAAAACGCCAATCAAGCGAGTTTTGCGCTCACTTCACGGGTTTTGGATGCCCAAAATGGTAGCCCCATTTTAACGGCCAATGTCGGATTTATTTATTATCTTGAAAATCAACGTGTTTGTCTCACTCCGGGGTGCACCCCGTCTAATTATCATTATTCGCCCATCATCGGAGAACTTACTTTTTATCCTTTCCCTTATTGGTCTTTTACTGGCAGCTTAGCGTGGGACCCCAATTTAGGGCAAACGAATAATACTTCCGTTGAACTAGCCTATAACAATGGGGGAAAAAAAGCCGATATTCGTTATCTATTTGTCCACGGGAATGAAGATTCCATCGTCACGCCCACAACCCTCATCGTTCCAGGCAATGCGTATAGTCAAAACACTAACCACGTGATCTCTTCGGGCGCCTGGCCGTTGCTTAAAAAGTGGAACGCTGTCGGCTATTGGGATTACAATATTACCGAACGCCGTACCGATGTCTATTCAATCGGTGTACAATACAACACTTGTTGCTGGGCATTAAGTTTCAGCATACGCCGCACTTATGCGGGTTTGAAGGTCGATCCCAATGGAGCTCTACAAAGGCAGTACGACACGGCTTACGGGTTTGAACTCCAGTTGAAAGGGCTGGGTAATTTGGGGACGGCTCCCATTTCAACAGTAACGGTGTTGGATGCGATGAATAATGGTGTTTCTAATGATGTGAGGTAG
- a CDS encoding SurA N-terminal domain-containing protein, whose product MWKKILTSMVIILSVTSISAFAQSTLPAPNATHEQSLDQIVAVVNDEIITQSELNHALTAAKQQFMQRQISLPDQKTFKKQVLDQLIYQKLQLQVAKHNQIKVTNNEINAAVARISQANHLSQTALKQKLTQEGISYKEFRSQLQKQLIISKLQHQALQDTISINKSDIAAFQKQHAGQIASKEYHIATILIPLPASATQAQINHAKGKAALVLKQLQKGSSFETAMKMHPGSADLGWRSAKELPQVFVKTVLKMKPNEVTGPIQAPNGFHIIKLLDKEAKNTVSDQQIQRIVYQQKVEKALQKWLTQLRSSAYIHIYADS is encoded by the coding sequence ATGTGGAAAAAAATATTAACTTCAATGGTAATTATTTTGAGTGTCACGAGTATCAGCGCTTTTGCACAATCGACTTTGCCGGCGCCAAACGCCACCCACGAACAATCTTTGGACCAAATTGTAGCCGTCGTTAATGATGAAATTATTACTCAAAGTGAACTCAACCACGCGTTAACGGCCGCAAAGCAACAATTCATGCAGCGTCAAATTTCGCTGCCTGATCAGAAAACATTCAAAAAACAAGTGCTCGATCAATTAATTTATCAAAAATTACAATTGCAAGTCGCCAAACACAATCAAATTAAAGTCACCAACAACGAAATCAATGCGGCGGTTGCGCGTATATCCCAAGCCAATCATTTATCACAAACCGCTCTTAAACAAAAATTAACTCAGGAAGGAATTTCTTATAAGGAATTTCGTAGTCAATTGCAAAAACAATTAATTATTTCAAAATTGCAGCACCAAGCGTTGCAAGACACCATTTCGATCAACAAATCCGATATCGCGGCTTTTCAAAAACAACACGCCGGACAAATTGCCTCAAAGGAATATCACATCGCGACCATACTTATTCCCTTACCGGCTTCCGCCACCCAAGCACAAATTAATCATGCCAAGGGTAAAGCCGCTCTGGTTTTAAAGCAATTACAAAAAGGTTCAAGCTTTGAAACAGCAATGAAAATGCACCCTGGCAGTGCCGATCTTGGCTGGCGTTCTGCTAAGGAGCTGCCCCAAGTGTTCGTTAAGACTGTATTGAAAATGAAGCCGAACGAGGTGACTGGTCCCATTCAAGCGCCCAACGGTTTTCATATTATCAAGTTACTGGATAAAGAGGCTAAAAACACTGTTAGCGATCAACAAATCCAACGAATTGTTTACCAACAAAAAGTGGAAAAAGCATTGCAAAAGTGGCTGACGCAATTGCGTAGCTCCGCTTATATTCATATTTATGCTGATTCTTAA